In Nocardioides conyzicola, one genomic interval encodes:
- a CDS encoding acyl-CoA dehydrogenase family protein, protein MSTRPSIYEQEHEDFRSSVRTFLEKEVVPFHDQWEKDGQVSREVWTKAGEAGLLCFDVDEEYGGAGVKDFRYNTVVAEEMARVGASGPGFPVHSDIIVPYISALGTDEQKQRWLPGLVSGEIISSIAMTEPGAGSDLQGIRTSAVDKGDHYVLNGSKTFISNGILSDLVIVVCRTDPEAGHKGISLLVVERGMPGFERGRNLDKVGMKAQDTAELFFDNVEVPKENLLGEEGSGFISLMMNLGQERISIAAMAVAAIEHVLDISLAYAKERTAFGKPIGSFQHNRFVLAEMATHAHIARVFINDCILKLNAGEVDPALASMAKWWTTELQKQVVDAGVQLHGGYGYMMEYPIAKAFTDSRIQTIYGGTTEIQKEIIGRSLGI, encoded by the coding sequence ATGAGCACTCGACCGAGCATCTACGAGCAGGAGCACGAGGACTTCCGCTCCTCCGTCCGCACCTTCCTGGAGAAGGAGGTCGTCCCCTTCCACGACCAGTGGGAGAAGGACGGCCAGGTCAGCCGCGAGGTCTGGACCAAGGCGGGCGAGGCCGGGCTGCTCTGCTTCGACGTCGACGAGGAGTACGGCGGGGCCGGGGTCAAGGACTTCCGCTACAACACGGTCGTGGCCGAGGAGATGGCCCGGGTCGGCGCGAGCGGCCCCGGCTTCCCGGTGCACAGCGACATCATCGTCCCCTACATCTCCGCACTGGGGACCGACGAGCAGAAGCAGCGCTGGCTGCCCGGCCTCGTCAGCGGCGAGATCATCTCGTCGATCGCGATGACCGAGCCCGGCGCCGGCAGCGACCTGCAGGGCATCCGCACGTCGGCCGTCGACAAGGGCGATCACTACGTGCTCAACGGCTCGAAGACGTTCATCAGCAACGGCATCCTGTCCGACCTGGTCATCGTGGTCTGTCGCACCGACCCCGAGGCGGGCCACAAGGGCATCAGCCTGCTCGTGGTCGAGCGCGGCATGCCGGGCTTCGAGCGCGGCCGCAACCTCGACAAGGTCGGCATGAAGGCCCAGGACACGGCCGAGCTCTTCTTCGACAACGTCGAGGTGCCCAAGGAGAACCTCCTCGGCGAGGAGGGCTCGGGCTTCATCTCGCTGATGATGAACCTCGGCCAGGAGCGGATCTCGATCGCCGCGATGGCGGTCGCCGCGATCGAGCACGTCCTCGACATCTCGCTGGCCTACGCCAAGGAGCGCACCGCTTTCGGCAAGCCGATCGGGTCCTTCCAGCACAACCGCTTCGTGCTGGCCGAGATGGCGACGCACGCCCACATCGCGCGGGTCTTCATCAACGACTGCATCCTCAAGCTCAACGCCGGCGAGGTCGACCCCGCCCTGGCGTCGATGGCGAAGTGGTGGACCACGGAGCTGCAGAAGCAGGTCGTCGACGCCGGCGTCCAGCTGCACGGCGGCTACGGCTACATGATGGAGTACCCGATCGCGAAGGCCTTCACGGACAGCCGGATCCAGACGATCTACGGCGGCACGACCGAGATCCAGAAGGAGATCATCGGACGCTCCCTCGGAATTTGA
- a CDS encoding LLM class F420-dependent oxidoreductase, which translates to MKLSTPLLYSGNPREAADQVVGLEKAGLDTVWVAEAYGFDSPTLMGYLAAKTETIEIGAGILNVFSRTPSALLQTAAGLDNVSGGRAVIGLGASGPQVIEGFHGLPYDRPLGRTREVIQILRQGLRRERLEHQGKIFTLPLPADQGLGLGKPLKILTKVERNTIPIWVASLGDNNVAMTAEVADGWLPFLFLPEKATTVWGDALAKGTAKRSADLAPLEISAGGMVAIGEGPETKALLDFMRPMYALYVGGMGARGKNFYNELACHYGYEKEAKQIQDLYLDGNKRDAEALVPTEWLEAGNLVGPASYVQERIAAFREAGVTNLQISPVSDDPVATVAQIKEWVS; encoded by the coding sequence ATGAAGCTCTCGACACCGCTCCTGTACTCCGGCAACCCACGCGAGGCCGCCGACCAGGTCGTCGGCCTGGAGAAGGCGGGGCTGGACACCGTCTGGGTCGCCGAGGCCTACGGTTTCGACTCCCCCACGCTGATGGGCTACCTGGCCGCCAAGACCGAGACCATCGAGATCGGCGCCGGCATCCTCAACGTCTTCTCGCGTACGCCGAGCGCGCTGCTGCAGACCGCGGCCGGCCTCGACAACGTGTCCGGCGGCCGCGCCGTGATCGGCCTCGGCGCCTCCGGCCCGCAGGTGATCGAGGGCTTCCACGGCCTGCCCTACGACCGGCCGCTCGGCCGCACCCGCGAGGTCATCCAGATCCTGCGCCAGGGCCTGCGCCGCGAGCGCCTCGAGCACCAGGGCAAGATCTTCACCCTGCCGCTCCCCGCCGACCAGGGCCTCGGCCTCGGCAAGCCGCTCAAGATCCTCACCAAGGTGGAGCGCAACACCATCCCGATCTGGGTCGCGTCGCTCGGCGACAACAACGTGGCGATGACCGCCGAGGTCGCCGACGGCTGGCTGCCCTTCCTCTTCCTGCCCGAGAAGGCCACGACCGTCTGGGGGGACGCGCTCGCCAAGGGCACCGCCAAGCGCTCCGCCGACCTGGCCCCGCTCGAGATCTCCGCCGGCGGCATGGTCGCGATCGGCGAGGGTCCCGAGACGAAGGCGCTGCTCGACTTCATGCGCCCGATGTACGCGCTGTACGTCGGCGGCATGGGCGCCCGCGGCAAGAACTTCTACAACGAGCTCGCCTGCCACTACGGGTACGAGAAGGAGGCGAAGCAGATCCAGGACCTCTACCTGGACGGCAACAAGCGCGACGCCGAGGCCCTCGTCCCCACCGAGTGGCTCGAGGCAGGCAACCTGGTCGGCCCGGCGTCGTACGTCCAGGAGCGGATCGCCGCCTTCCGCGAGGCCGGCGTCACCAACCTGCAGATCTCCCCCGTGTCGGACGACCCGGTGGCCACCGTCGCGCAGATCAAGGAATGGGTCAGCTGA
- a CDS encoding ABC transporter ATP-binding protein: MTTHLPVADTRTVRRYVAALARRHPKMLYGALALHVSAALAALAAPRLLGGLVEAVEQGTTVGHVDRIIGLLAAFLVAQTVLTRFARYLSQVLGEQVLAELREDFVDNTLALPVGVVEDAGSGDLLTRTSRDVDQLGWSVRMALPEWTIAVVTAILTFVAAISVGWWVALPCLLGVPPLVIGLRWYLARAKDGYLRESATYSTINATLTETVEGARTVEALRLGQRRIDAMDEDIRTSYWAERYTLYLRTVFFPNMEIAYLIPTVATLLFGGYLYTQGQVSLGAVTAATLYVQMLIDPVDRIVSILDEIQLGAASLARLLGVAQVPDDREVSGREPVGEQIAADDVRFSYVEGRDVLHGVDLTVGVGERIAMVGPSGAGKSTLGRLLAGIHPPRTGAVTVGGVGLTELPLDDLRGHVALVTQEHHVFVGSVRENLVLARPGSTDDDVRGALDAVDALDWVDALPEGLDTEVGSGGRAVTAAQAQQIALARLVLADPHTLVLDEATSLIDPRAARHLERSLAAVLEGRTVIAIAHRLFSAHDADRVAVVEDGRIAELGSHDELVAAGGSYAALWDSWHGRG; encoded by the coding sequence ATGACGACGCACCTCCCCGTCGCCGACACCCGCACGGTCCGCCGGTACGTCGCCGCGCTGGCCCGCCGGCACCCGAAGATGCTGTACGGCGCGCTCGCCCTGCACGTCTCCGCCGCCCTCGCCGCCCTCGCCGCACCGCGCCTGCTGGGCGGCCTGGTCGAGGCCGTGGAGCAGGGGACGACCGTGGGCCACGTCGACCGGATCATCGGCCTGCTCGCGGCGTTCCTGGTCGCGCAGACCGTGCTCACCCGCTTCGCCCGCTACCTCAGCCAGGTGCTCGGCGAGCAGGTGCTGGCCGAGCTCCGCGAGGACTTCGTCGACAACACGCTCGCCCTCCCGGTCGGCGTCGTCGAGGACGCCGGCTCCGGCGACCTGCTCACCCGGACGAGCCGCGACGTCGACCAGCTCGGCTGGTCGGTGCGGATGGCGCTGCCCGAGTGGACGATCGCGGTCGTCACGGCGATCCTCACGTTCGTCGCCGCGATCAGCGTCGGCTGGTGGGTGGCGCTGCCCTGCCTGCTCGGCGTACCTCCGCTGGTGATCGGGCTGCGCTGGTACCTCGCCCGCGCCAAGGACGGCTACCTGCGCGAGAGCGCGACGTACTCGACCATCAACGCGACCCTCACCGAGACCGTCGAGGGCGCCCGCACGGTGGAGGCGCTCCGCCTCGGCCAGCGGCGCATCGACGCGATGGACGAGGACATCCGGACGTCGTACTGGGCCGAGCGCTACACGCTCTACCTGCGCACCGTCTTCTTCCCCAACATGGAGATCGCCTACCTGATCCCGACGGTGGCGACGCTGCTCTTCGGCGGCTACCTCTACACGCAGGGGCAGGTGTCGCTGGGCGCGGTGACCGCCGCGACGCTCTACGTGCAGATGCTGATCGACCCGGTGGACCGGATCGTCTCGATCCTCGACGAGATCCAGCTCGGTGCCGCGTCGCTCGCCCGGCTGCTCGGCGTCGCCCAGGTGCCCGACGACCGCGAGGTCAGCGGCCGCGAGCCCGTGGGCGAGCAGATCGCAGCCGACGACGTGCGCTTCTCGTACGTCGAGGGTCGCGACGTGCTGCACGGCGTCGACCTCACCGTCGGGGTCGGTGAGCGGATCGCGATGGTCGGCCCGTCGGGCGCCGGCAAGTCGACGCTCGGCCGGCTGCTCGCGGGCATCCACCCGCCGCGCACCGGGGCGGTCACGGTCGGCGGGGTCGGCCTCACCGAGCTGCCGCTCGACGACCTGCGCGGCCACGTCGCGCTGGTGACCCAGGAGCACCACGTGTTCGTGGGATCCGTGCGGGAGAACCTCGTGCTCGCCCGGCCCGGCTCCACCGACGACGACGTCCGCGGCGCGCTCGACGCCGTCGACGCGCTCGACTGGGTCGACGCGCTGCCCGAGGGGCTCGACACCGAGGTCGGCTCCGGCGGTCGCGCGGTCACCGCCGCCCAGGCCCAGCAGATCGCGCTGGCCCGCCTGGTGCTCGCCGACCCGCACACGCTGGTGCTCGACGAGGCCACGTCGCTCATCGACCCGCGGGCCGCCCGGCACCTGGAGCGGTCGCTGGCCGCCGTACTGGAGGGCCGCACGGTCATCGCGATCGCGCACCGGCTCTTCTCGGCCCACGACGCCGACCGGGTCGCCGTCGTCGAGGACGGCCGGATCGCCGAGCTCGGCTCGCACGACGAGCTGGTCGCCGCCGGCGGCTCGTACGCCGCCCTCTGGGACAGCTGGCACGGGCGCGGCTGA
- a CDS encoding ABC transporter ATP-binding protein codes for MRRLPLDHPGEAETGTPGGFLWWMARQQWRTLVGGMFFGIVWMSAQAVMPAVIGHAIDDGIAAKDRGQLLEWAAVLFAIGLVQAVAGIMRHRFAVTNWLIAAYRVVQLVTRQATRLGGTLPRKVSTGEVVAIGTNDLSHVGQVMDVSARFAGAVVSFFVVSVILLNTSVTLGLVVLVGVPLLMLGVAPILGPLQRRAAHQRHLMGRLSNTASDIVGGLRVLRGIGGEQVFADRYRRESQTTRTAGVQVAKLQSVLDALQVFLPGLFVVVVVWIGARYAVEGSITPGELVAFYGYSAFLMIPLRTATEYANKVIRARVAATRIVHVLSLEPEVTVPAEIAPSPAAGSDLVDTRTGLVVRAGLLTAIVSEQPDDSAELADRLGMAASPVDDEVRLGGVPLTSLHPTEVRERIVVSDTAAMFFSGRLGDGLDLSGRGDVARALDTASAADVLEALPDGLDTVVAERGRTFSGGQRQRLVLARALTTDPEILVLVEPTSAVDAHTEARIASRLRGHREGRTTVVTSTSPLMLDAADTVALLDGGRIVAVGTHTELLETSPAYRRVVTRESELEVTTR; via the coding sequence GTGCGCAGACTCCCCCTCGACCATCCCGGTGAAGCGGAGACCGGCACACCCGGCGGCTTCCTGTGGTGGATGGCGCGGCAGCAGTGGCGCACCCTCGTCGGCGGGATGTTCTTCGGCATCGTCTGGATGAGCGCGCAGGCCGTGATGCCGGCCGTGATCGGTCACGCCATCGACGACGGCATCGCCGCCAAGGACCGCGGGCAGCTGCTCGAGTGGGCCGCCGTGCTCTTCGCGATCGGGCTGGTCCAGGCGGTCGCCGGCATCATGCGGCACCGGTTCGCGGTGACCAACTGGCTGATCGCGGCGTACCGCGTCGTCCAGCTCGTCACCCGCCAGGCCACCCGCCTCGGCGGCACGCTCCCGCGCAAGGTGTCGACCGGCGAGGTCGTCGCGATCGGCACCAACGACCTGTCGCACGTCGGACAGGTCATGGACGTGTCCGCGCGGTTCGCGGGTGCGGTCGTGTCGTTCTTCGTGGTCTCGGTGATCCTGCTCAACACCTCCGTGACGCTCGGCCTCGTCGTGCTGGTCGGCGTGCCGCTGCTGATGCTCGGGGTCGCACCGATCCTCGGCCCGCTCCAGCGCCGCGCCGCCCACCAGCGCCACCTGATGGGCCGGCTCTCCAACACCGCCAGCGACATCGTCGGCGGCCTCCGCGTCCTGCGCGGCATCGGCGGCGAGCAGGTCTTCGCCGACCGCTACCGCCGCGAGTCGCAGACCACCCGGACCGCCGGCGTCCAGGTCGCCAAGCTGCAGTCGGTGCTCGACGCCCTGCAGGTCTTCCTGCCCGGCCTCTTCGTCGTGGTCGTGGTCTGGATCGGCGCGAGGTACGCCGTGGAGGGCTCGATCACGCCCGGCGAGCTGGTCGCGTTCTACGGCTACTCGGCCTTCCTGATGATCCCGCTGCGCACCGCGACGGAGTACGCCAACAAGGTCATCCGCGCCCGGGTCGCGGCGACCCGGATCGTGCACGTGCTCTCGCTCGAGCCCGAGGTCACGGTGCCCGCCGAGATCGCGCCGTCGCCGGCCGCCGGCTCCGACCTGGTCGACACCCGCACCGGGCTCGTCGTACGCGCCGGGCTGCTGACCGCCATCGTCAGCGAGCAGCCGGACGACTCCGCCGAGCTCGCCGACCGGCTCGGGATGGCCGCGTCCCCGGTCGACGACGAGGTGCGGCTCGGCGGCGTACCCCTCACCTCGCTGCACCCCACCGAGGTCCGCGAGCGGATCGTCGTCTCCGACACCGCCGCGATGTTCTTCTCCGGCCGGTTGGGCGACGGCCTCGACCTGTCGGGACGTGGCGACGTCGCCCGCGCCCTCGACACCGCCTCGGCGGCCGACGTGCTCGAGGCACTGCCCGACGGCCTGGACACGGTGGTCGCCGAGCGTGGACGCACCTTCTCCGGCGGCCAGCGGCAGCGGCTGGTGCTGGCCCGGGCGCTCACCACCGACCCCGAGATCCTGGTGCTCGTCGAGCCGACCTCGGCCGTCGACGCCCACACCGAGGCCCGGATCGCGTCCCGGCTGCGCGGCCACCGCGAGGGGCGCACGACCGTGGTCACCTCCACCAGCCCGCTGATGCTCGACGCCGCGGACACGGTCGCGCTCCTCGACGGCGGGCGGATCGTCGCGGTCGGCACCCACACCGAGCTGCTCGAGACCAGCCCGGCGTACCGCCGCGTCGTCACCCGCGAGTCCGAGCTGGAGGTGACGACGCGATGA